CGAACACCCGGTGGCGGTCGGGTACCTCTGACTGTCCCGGGAGCTCCCACGCGGACAGGCACGCCGTGGTGCCGAGCGCGTCGCACACGACGGCCCACTCGCGGCGCATCGGGGCGTTCTCGTCCAGCGTTGACCGGATCGGCCCCTCGGCGGAGTTTGCGTTGCCGTCCCAGTGGTCCGCGAAGACGATCGCCGTGCGCGCGACCCGAGCGAGCTCGTTCCACCGCGGCGCGGACGGCTCGTAGAAGTCGCCGCGCTGGAAGGCGCCGAAGAGCACCGGTCGGTCGGCCGTCGCGCAGCACTCGTCCTCGATCGCCCAGGAGAGCGCGATGAGGGTCGACTTGCGCAGCCGGTGCACCGGGAGCGCGGGGTGCAACCTCCGCAGCTCGGCGAAGATCGACGGCGTGCTGGGCGCCTTGGTGGCGGACGCCTCCGCGATGGCCACCTCCAGGCGGATGCCGCCCTCCTTGCGCCGCAGGACCTGCTGGACGAGCGCGACGTCGGCGTCGCTGTAGCGCCGGTGGCCGCTGGCCAGGCGACGAGGTTCCGGAAACCCGTGGCGGGCCTCCCACATGCGCAGCACCGCCGGGCTCAGGCCCGTGCGCTCCGCGAGGTCGCCGATGGTGAGCTCTGAGCGCTCGTCATCGGTGGGGGGTTGCGCGATCCCGGGGTCCTGGTCCATGCTCACACCATAAACCTAAACAACGTGTTTAGGAACTTGTTCAAGTTTGGAGAGTGCCATGAACAACATGAGCAAGATCGAGGACGGGGTCGTCGACTGGTCGGACCTCGGCCGCGAGATGTGGTCGTTCCTCACCGGCCGGCAGGCCGAGATCAACTACCGCTTCGTCGACATGACCGTCGAGATCCCCCGTGACACGGGACCGGCTTCTCCGCGTGCCGTCTGGAAGGTGGACGGCACCCTGCAGATCACCACGCGAGACAACGCGGCCGGAGCCTAGGCATGCCCGTCGTGGCACCGCCGCAGATCGAGGTGAGCGCCGACCTGCGCTTCAGCGTCGAGCTGCCCGGGCACGGGCCGGTGCGCGGAACCGTGGTCGGCTCCGGCAACCGTCTCGAGGTCCGGCTGGACGACCCGGCCTACTTCGCCGGCGGCCGGGACGCCGGTCACCTGCGCGCCCTGGCCTCTGCCCTGGCCGAGCGCGACATCACCGTCGTCGTCAAGGCGGGTGACACCACCCTGCTCGAGATCGGCGCCACGGACCCCCCGTGGTGGCAGCGACGACTCAGCAGGTCGCGGCACCTGAAGGTGGTGAGCGTGCGCGGTGCCGTCACCGGTGCCATCGGTCGGGTGCGCGGTGCGACCGCGGAGGCGGTGCTGCCGACCAGGGACCTCGTCCCGCCGACGACCTTGCTTCCCCTCGCGCCCACCTTCGGACGCGCCGACCGCCGGGTCACCACGACGCACGACCCCCGACGCGCGGGCAACCCGAGGCTGGTGCTGTCCGCCTCGAACCGCGGGCTGCCCGACGACGCGCGGATCGTCTTCCCGCTCCTGGCCGAGACCACCACCATCGGCAGCGGGGCCGGGTGCGACATCCGGCTGCCGGAGCTCGAGCCGCTGCACGCGGTCGTCGTCCACGACGGACGTGACGAGTTCGTCGTACGGCGCGTCGCCGCCCGGGCGCACGTCCTCGTGCACGGGGCCGTCGTGCAGGACGACCTGGTGCTGCGAACCGGAGCCCGTCTCACGGTGGGCCCGTGGACCCTCGCCTTCCGCCGCGCCGAGTACGCCGACCACGGTCGCCCGTTCGGGGGCCGGATCGGCGGAGAAGCAGGTCACCAGCGCAGCCAACCCCCGGCGCCCGCCGACGGCGCCGGCAGCGACGGGGGCGGCCCCACGGTGGTGCTGGACCCGCAGGGACCCCGATGAGGTCGGAGCTGCCGGTCGTGGTCGTCGGAGCAGGCCTCGCGGGCCTCGCGTGCGCCGGGCGGCTGGCCCGGGAGGGGGTGGCGGTCGTGGTGCTGGAGGCCGGCGACGGGGTCGGAGGTCGGATGCGCACCGAGCGCGTGGACGGGTTCACCATCGACCGCGGCTTCCAGGTCCTCAACACCGCGTACCCGGCGTTGCGCAGCTCCGGCGTCCTGGACGCGTTGGACCTCCGGTTCCTGCCCCGCGGGGTCCGCGTACGCCGCGACGGCCGCCTGCACGACGTACCGCACCCCCTCGCGTCAGCGACAGCACCGTTGCGGGCGCTGACCTCCGGGGTCGCGGGCGCCCGCGACAAGCTCGACCTCGCGCGGTACGCCGGCGCACTGGTCGCCGCGCCGACGTCAGCCATCAAGGACCGCGTCGACGTCCCTGCCACTCAGGCCTGGGCCTCGGCGCTCTCCCCGGAGGTCGTCGAGGGCGTCCTGGTCCCGTTCCTCACCGGGGTCGTGCTGGAGGAGGACATCGGGACGAGCCGTGTCTTCACCGACCTGATGATGCGCATGTTCGCGCGGGGTACCTCCGCAGTCCCCGCGCGCGGGGTGCAGGAGCTGCCGAGGCATCTCGCCTCGCGGCTCCCCCCGGAAACGGTGCGGCTGGAAGCGCCCGTGGTCCGGGTGGCGCCGTTCTCCGTCGAGCTCGAGGACGGGTCGGAGCTCGACGCACGCGCGGTCGTAGTCGCCGTGGACCCGTGGGCGGCTCACCGACTCGTCCCCGGGCTCGGTCACCCTCCCGCAGCACGCGGTGTCAGTACCCACTACTTCGCCGCGCCTCCCTGGGCGGGCTCCGACGGGACCCTCGTCGTCGACGCCGACAGGTCGGGGATCGCCAACTCGGTGGTGCTCACCGAGTCAGCGCCTGAGTACGCGCGGGACGGACGAGCGCTCATCGCGACGTCGGTGGTGCACGGCGGTTCCGGTGCGGATCTCACGCCCGACCAGGTGGCCGTGCTCGCCGCCGAGCTCCACGAGACGTCCGCCTCCCGGTGGGAGCACCTGGTCACCCGCGACGTCGCCGCCGCGCTTCCCGCGATGCCCGCACCGCACCCGTTGCGCAAGCCGGTCTACGTCCCCGACGCCGGCGTGTGGGTCGCGGGTGACCACCGCGACACCAGCTCGATCCAGGGAGCCCTGGTCTCGGGTCGCCGTACGGCGTCCGAGGTGCTGCGTCACGTCACTCTGAACCGGGCCGCCTCGTGAGCCCGGCCCCGGTCCTGGTCGCGGGCGGCACCGGTTTCGTCGGCCGCCGGTTGGTGGCTGCGCTCGCCGAGCAGGGCGAGGACGTCCGGGTGATGACCCGGCGGCCCACGTCCTACTCCGGCCCCGGTGTGCCGGTGCGGGGTGACGTCGAGCAGCTCGCGTCCTTGGAGAGCTCGCTGGCCGGCTGCCGCGCGGCGTACTACCTGGTGCACTCCCTGGACCGTCCCGACTTCCGGGCCCACGACGCCGCCGCGGCGCGCTCCTTCGCGCAGGCAGCGGCAGCGAGCGGGGTGGAGCAGATCATCTACCTCGGCGGACTGGGCAACGACGAGGACGACCTGTCCTCGCACCTGAGGAGCCGGCGCGAGGTCGAGGGCCTCCTGGGTTCGACCGGCGTTCCGGTCACGGTCCTGCGTGCGGGCATCATCGTCGGCCACGGCGGCATCTCCTGGGAGATCACCCGCCAGCTGGTGGAGCACCTGCCGGCGATGATCACGCCGCGCTGGGTCCGCACGCGGACCCAGCCGATCGCGGTCGACGACGTCGTCGGCTACCTGGTCGGCGTGCTCGACCGGGCTGACGCCCTCGGGCGCGTCTTCGAGGTCGGCGGACCAGACGTCCTGGAGTACAAGGAGATGCTCCAACGGGTGGCGGCCGTAGAAGGGAAGTCCTTGCTGGTGGTGCCCGTGCCCCTGCTCTCCCCGGCACTGTCCTCGAGGTGGTTGGCGCTGGTGACCGACGTCGACGTGCGCTCCGGCAGGAACCTCATCGACTCGATGGTCAACGAGGTGGTGGTCACCGACCACTCGATCGCCGACGTCGTCCCGCTGACCCCGAAGGGCTACGACGACGCGGTCCGTGCTGCGCTCGACGAGCGACGGCGGGAAGGGCGATGAGCCTGCGGGAGCGGCTCGGCCCGTGGTCGCGGAGCAGGCTGCCCAAGCCGCTGACGTTCGTCGTGGAGCTGGAGCGCGAGGAGACCGACGCCGTACGGCGGCGTCGACGCCGGGTCGTCGCCGGTACGTCGGTCCTCGGGGCAGGTCTGCTGGGTGCCTCGCTCTCCACGACCCCGGGATCCTCGAGCTTCTACCGGTCGACCGCGGCGGTCGCCGGTGTCTGGACGATCGGCGGCCTCGCCTCCGGTCCGCTCCACCTCGGGTGGATCGAGAACCGGGACTCCTCGCTGCGTCGTCCGGTCCTGACCCCGGCGGTGACCGGCGTCGGCGCCTTCGGCGTCTTCTACGGTGCAGCGTTGGTCGCCCGTCGGATCCCGGTCCTGCGCGACGCGATCTCCGGGGTCCTCCGGTTCGCCGACGAGGGCGACGACCGGCTGGTGCTCGCGACGACGCTGGCCAACGGCCTGGGGGAGGAGGTCTTCTTCCGCGGCGCGATGTACGCGGTCCTGGAGGACCGTGCACCCGTGGCCGCCTCCACCGCGGTGTACGCGCTGGCGACGACGACCACCCGCAACCCGGCGCTCGTCCTCGCCGCCGGGGTCATGGGGACGCTGTTCGGCCTCCAGCGACGCGCGTCAGGGGGCCTGCAGGCGCCCGTGATCACGCACCTGACCTGGTCGACCCTGATGCTCAGGTTCCTGCCGCCGCTCTTCGCGGCGGACGCGCGCGTCGAGACCCGGTCGTCCGCCGGTTCCACCCACCGGCGCGGTCGGGTCAAGCACCGGCTGCCAGTCGGATCAGCCACACCGTCCCGGGGTCCTCAGGCAGGTCGTCGATGAGGACAGGCAGCGGGATGGACCAGTTCCGGTCGGCGACGGTCCCCGGGACGTTCGGCCGGCGCTCCTGACCCACAGCGTCTTCGAGCGACAGGCACAGCAGCAACGACGGGGCCTGCACCAGGCGGGCGTACGCATCGACAACCGGGTCAGCGCCGAGCGACGAGCTCCCGGTGCTGTGGAGGGTGGCGAGCAGCGCCTGGCGGTTCGACTCGATCTCGGCAGGGTCGATGCCCGTCAGACGCGCCTGCTCCTCGGCGTCCGAACCGCTGCAGAGGCCGGTGACGGTCGGGAGGTCGTGCGTGGTCACCGCTGCCATCGAGCGCTCGGGCCACGCCGCCGGATCCTGCTCCTCGAACAGCAGGACCTTGTAGGACAGGATCCCGCGTTCTGCCAAGGCATCGGCGACTCCCTCCTCCACGGTGCCCAGGTCCTCGCCGACGACGACGGCGCGTGCGCGGTGGGACTCCAGTGCGACGATGTCCAGCAGATCATCGTGGGGGTACCGCACGTAGCCCCCGGCCGTCGGGTCACCGCCGCCGGGAACCCACCACAACCGGAACAGGCCCATGACGTGGTCGATCCGCAGACCACCCGCGCCGCTCACCGTCCGCCGTACGGTCTGGATGAAGGGCTCGTAGTCGACGTCCTGCAGTCGCCACGGCACCCAGGGCGGCGAGCCCCAGTCCTGCCCGAGGCTGTTGAGCTCGTCGGGCGGAGCCCCGATCGACACGTCCCGCGCGAGAAGCTCCTGCCACGTCCACGCGTCGGCCCCGGACCCCGCGACGCCGACCGGAAGGTCCTGGATGATCGTGAGATCTCCGGTGGCGGAACGCAGCTGGACGCTCAGCTGCCACTGCAGCCAGACGTGGAAGTCGATGTTCTCAGCCAGGTCCTCACGGGCGGCCGGAACGGCCGGTCCGGAGGGATCCCGTACGCCCTCGGGCCAGGTGTGCCAGTCGGTGCCGTGCCGTTCGGCGAGCGCGCACCACAACGCGTAGTCCTCGACGTCCTGACCGCGTTCGACGCGCCAGGTGTTGAAGTCGTCGGCGTCGTGACGACTGCGTTCGAAGGCAGACCGCAGCGCGCTCAGCTTGACGGCGGCGACGCCGTCGCGGTCGATCAGCTCGGCGGCTCGCACCCTGTCCAGCGCCTCGGTGTCCGCGTCGGCCGGGTCGAAGCCGGGGACCTCGGGTACGCAGAGGTAGAGCGGGTTGAGGAACCGCCGTGACGTCGGCAGGTAAGGGCTCGACTCCTGCACGCCGCTGGGTGCGACGGCGTGCAGGGGGTTGACGAGGAGGAAGCCACCGCCGACCCCGGCAGTCCACTTCCGGAGGCGCCGGAGGTCGCGAAGGTCGCCGATGCCCCAGCTGTCGGAGGAGCGCGTGGCGTAGAGCTGGACCGACCATCCCCACGTCTGCTCCTCGGGCACGAAGCAGCGTCCCGGGGAGACGATGAGTGCTCGTTCCGTGCCGGCACCGGTGCGGGCGCGGTGGTAGCCGAGCGGGAAGTCCGCAGGGAGTCTGCCCGCAACCCTCCTGGTCGATCCGTCCTCGCACACGACGTCGAGGTCACCGAGCCCGGGATCGCGCCCGGGACGCGTCACGACGGGCCTGGTGTCGTCAGCCCCCGTCGGCTCGCCCAGCGCTGCGCGGAGGGATGCGAGGGTGGAGGCGGAGAGCCTGTGCTCCTGCTCCCCGGCATCAGCCCAGACCTCTTGTACCGGCTCAACCACGAGGGTCGCTGGCGTTGTCGTGGCACACGCACCTGTCGCCGAAGTAGCGGCAGCTGCTCACGGATCCGTCCTCGTTCTCGACCACGAGCTCGGCTCCTCGTGCTCGTGCCAGGTAGGTCGCACCGGCGATGGCGGGCTCCTTCTTCTCGAAGCTGTGGCCGGGCTCGGGCTCGCCCTCGATCCGGTAGGACCACCTGCTGCGGTCGAAGAACGCGGTCACCCGGGCTGGCGTCTCCGCGGGTGTCGGGGCTGGCGTGTCGCCGGTCTCGTCGCGGGGAGCACGCTGGCTCGGGACGGGACGGGCAGGTGTCTCAGATCGGAGAGGCATGGTGAGCCCTGTCGTCGGTACTCCTGGGGAGACGCGTCGCTGTTGAGCGTCCTGGGGGAGAGGTACCCGCACGTTGCTGGTCAACACCGTCGGACCAGCGGCGACGTGCGGAACCGCTGCAGACGTGTGCGCAGACGGGGCTTCTGGGTAACGCCATGGGATGACCACAACTCCGGAGGACCCCATCACCGATCCCACCGAGTTCCCGGACAGCGGGCCGGACATCACCCCGCCGGACGAAGCCGCGCCGGACGACGGTGAGAGCCGTTGACAGGTGACAGCCTGCTGATGCCCGTCTGGGTACAGGCGGGCGCGTGGGGTCTGCTCGCCGGGGGCGCGCTGGTCCTCGGCGCTGCGATCGCCTGGTTCCTGACCGTTCCCCGCGCCGTCGTGGCTGCGGTGATGGCCTTCGGAGCGGGCGTGCTCATCTCCGCGCTGGCATTCGACCTGGTCGACGAGGCCGAGGCTGCCGCCGGCCTCGGCCCGACCCTCACGGGGTTCGTCGGCGGTGCCGTCCTGTACGTCGTGGCGAACCTCGCACTGGCCCGTCGAGGTGCGCGGCACCGCAAGCGGTCGGAGTTGCAGCCCAGCGAGGACGAGCACACGGGAAGTGGGACGGCCATCGCGGTCGGCGCGCTCCTCGACGGGGTCCCGGAATCAGTGGTTCTCGGACTCTCGCTGCTCGGAGGCGGCGGCGTCGGGGTCCCGGTGCTGGCGGCCATCTTCTTGTCGAACTTGCCCGAGGGCCTCTCCAGCGCAGCCGGCATGAAGCGCGCCGGACGGTCCGCGCGCTACGTGTTCGGCACCTGGGGCGGCATCGCCCTGGCCAGCGGGTTGGCCGGCGCCCTGGGGTGCCTGGTCCTGCAGGACGCGTCCGTCGCCTGGGTCGCCGGCATCACCGCGGTCGCTGCGGGAGCGATCCTGGCGATGGTCGCGGACACGATGATCCCCGAGGCCTTCGAGCGCACCCACCTGTACGTCGGGCTGATCGCCACCCTGGGCTTCGCGCTGGCATTCGCGCTCGAGCGAGGATGACGGTGCCCGCGATCCGGCCGAGGTGTCCTCACGGTTCGCTCGGCGGCCCCGGTAGCCGGTCGAGCGCCGGGAGCTCCACGCTCTGACCGCGCCGGATCGGGGTGATGCGGGTAGCGAGGCCGGAGTCGCGGTCGGCGGCCCGCAGGAAGTCGGTCAGCGGTGACTTGAAGACGCGGTAGTCGTCGAAGTGCACGGGCACCGCGTGCTGCGGGCGAACCGTCCGGAGGAGCTCGGTCCCTCCGCGGGCGTCGAGGGTCACGGTGTGGAACAGGACCCGGGTCCCACCCAGGTGCACGACCGCCGTGCTGATGCCCGGGTAGCGCTCGGCGATCTCGTCCAGGTGCGGACCGGTGAGGGTGTCACCGCTGAGGTAGAGGCGCTGGCGCAGCTCCCCGTCGACCCGGTGCTCCAGGATGCTGCCCATGACGGGCGGCAGCAGACGTCCGAGCAGCCCGCGGGCGTGCACGGCGGGCACCGACTCGATGCAGAGCTGCTCGCGCTCGCGGGAGAGCGAGGCTCGCTCCCAGGTGCGAAGACCCTGGGTGGTGAAGCCCCACCGGTCGAGCCGGCGGGCCGCGTGCGGGGTGGTGAGCACCGGAGCGTCCCGGGTGAGGCCACGTCGGGCGACACGGTCGAAGTGGTCGCCGTGCAGGTGGGAGAGGACGACGGCGTCCAGCTCAGGCAGCTGCTCGGGTTGGAGCGCGGGCTCTGTCAGGCGACGGGACCACAGCCCCTTGCCGAGGTAGGCACGCTGGCCGCGGTGCAGGAAATTCGGGTCGGTCAGCAGCGTGAACGACCCGATGCGCAGCAAGGTCGTGGCGGTGCCGATGAAGGTGATGTCGTTCACCAGGAGGTCCGGTCAGCCGAGGATGGCGACGCTGGGGTCGAACGCCAAGGCTGGGGTACCCGGTTTCAGGGCCTCCAAGCGGTTGTCGTGCCGGGGATCTCAGGTCGCCTCCACCTGCTCGCTGACGAGCCCGGTCACGGCGGACGGCGAGCGCGGGGCAGAACTGAGCGGGTCGAGGTTCACGAGGACCTCCTCGTGGCCGGGAACGAGGGGGAGACCGGAGGGTCGTGGGGAGGGTGCAACGTGGCGGCTGTCTGGTCGAGGCACTCGCACAGCGATTCCAGGAAGCTGTCGAGAAGCTCCTCGGGGAGCCGAACGCCCAGGTGCCGCGCGATGAGGTATGCCTCGACGTGGGTCTGGGGGTCGTGCGGATCCAGGCTGCGGATGAGCGCGGCGCACGGTTCGGGGAGCTGGGCGCAGAACAGGCGGAGAAGGTCGACGCGCGGGTGAACGGTCATCGGTTCAACCTCAGGACAGGGAGCCTCGGCTCCTGCCACGCGCCCTAGGTCCGAGCGCGACATCACCCTAACGCGCATCCGCAGCGGGGTGAAGACCACGAGGCGAGGACCAGCTCGACGGATCGAGCCCCTGACCTGGTCGCAGGTCAGGGGCTCGATCACCTGGGGTGAGTAACGGGACTTGAACCCGCGACATCCGCCACCACAAGGCGGCGCTCTACCAGCTGAGCTATACCCACCATCGCGCGTTCTTCAGAGGATCGTCCGAACGAGCAGGAAGAAGTGTACCGAAGGTTCAGGCGTGCTCTGAACCGGGTTGTTCCGCGGGCTCAGACGGTCGGTGCCTGAACAGATCCTGTGAGTGCGCCCTGGTGCGTGGTGGCGATCTTCTTGGCCGTGTCGGCGTCCGGTCCCGGGGGCGCGACGAAGACCGCGTCGCGGTAGTAGCGCAGCTCCTCGATGCTCTCCTGGATGTCGGCGAGCGCCCGGTGGCCGCCGGACTTCGCCGGCGCGTTGAAGTACGCCCGCGGGAACCAGCGCCGTGAGAGCTCCTTGATCGAGGACACGTCGACGATCCGGTAGTGCAGGAACGACTCCAGGTCGGGCATGTCGCGGATCAGGAACGAGCGGTCGGTGGCGACCGTGTTGCCCGCCAGGGGTGGCCTGCTGCCCTCGGGGCAGTGCTCCTTGATGTACGCCAGCACCCGCGCCTCGGCATCCGCCATCGTCGTGCCCGAGTCGAGCTCCTCCAGGAGACCGGACTTGGTGTGCATGTCCCGGACGAACGGCACCATCTGCTCGAGCGCCTCGGCAGGCGGCTTGATGATGACGTCGATGCCGTCGCCGAGGACGTTCAGGTCGAAGTCGGTGACGAGCGCCGCCACCTCGATGAGCGCGTCAGCGCCCAGGTCGAGGCCGGTCATCTCGCAGTCGATCCACACAAGTCGCTCGTTCACCCGACCGAGCCTACTCAGGTTCGTCTTAGGCCCGCTGGCTACCTTGGCGTCATGGTTCGCTGGATCGGTCTGGGCGCTCGCCTGGTCGTGGGCGGTGTCTGGCTGTGGGCCGGCCTTCTCAAGGTCGGTGACCCCGAGGCCAGCGTGGCCGCGGTCCGCGGCTACCAGCTGCTGCCGACCGGCATGGCCGACACGGTCGGGCACGTCCTGCCGATGCTCGAGGTCGTCCTCGGCGCCGCGCTGGTTCTCGGGCTGATCACCCGGGTCTCCGGGGTCCTCTCGGCGCTCCTGCAGGTCGCGTTCATCGTCGGCATCGCGTCGGTCTGGGCGCGCGGCATCGAGATCAACTGCGGCTGCTTCGGCGACGGCGGTCCGAACCCCGACGCATCCGCCCAGTACCCCTGGGAGATCGCGCGCGACGTCGGCCTGCTGGCCCTCTCGCTGCTGCTCGTCTGGCGACCGACCACGCCGTACGCCGTCGACGGCTACCTCTTTCCCGAACCCTCCGAACCCTCCGAGCACCCGAACGAGCAGGTGGAAGATGTCGAAGCAGAATCGTGACCAGAACCGCGCCGAGAAGGCAGCGGCGATCCGTCAGACCCAGGCACGCAAGGAGCGCAACCGGCGCATCGCCATCGTGGCGGGTGTGCTGGTCGTGCTCGGCGCCGTCGTGGCGGCGGGCACCTGGGCGGGGTCGGGCTCCTCGAAGACGGACAAGACGGACTACTCCGGGATGGCACTGGCCAAGACCGACTCCTCGATCCTGATCGGTGACTCCGACGCGCCGGTGAAGGTCGTCATCTACGAGGACTTCCTCTGCCCGTACTGCCGCCAGCTCGAGGAGTCGACCCGCGACTTCCTCCGGGAGAGCGCGGCCAAGGGCAAGGTCCAGGTCGAGTACCGCCCGGTCAACATCCTCACCGGCTCGACGTACTCGGCGCGTGCGATGAACACGTGGGCCTACGTGCTGAAGAACTCCGCCCCGACGGCGGCGATGAAGCTGCACGACCTCCTCTTCGAGCACCAGCCGTACGAGCAGAACGCGGACGAGACCACGAACGCCGACATCCTCGAGCTCGTCGAGCAGGCCGGCGGGGACAGGGCCGACGCCGAGGCCGCGGCGAAGACCCAGGACAAGACGTTCTTCGAGGAGTCGGCGAAGTCGGCGACCGAGATCGGGCTCACCGGGACCCCGACCGTGGTGGTCAACGGCAAGAAGCTCGACGACCTGAACGTCCAGCAGATCGTGGCCCAGATCGAGAAGCAGGTCGCGGACTCCTGAGCGTTCCCGGCTCGTAGGGTGGGTCCATGAGCACGCTCTCCACCCCGTACGTCGACTTCATCGCCGGTCTGCCGAAGGCGGAGCTGCACGTCCACCACGTCGGGTCCGCCTCGCCGCGGATCGTCGCCGAGCTGGCCGAGCGCTACCCCGGGACGGTGCCGACCGACCCGGACCTGCTCGCCGAGTACTTCGCGTTCAGCGACTTCGGGCACTTCATCGAGGTCTACCTCTCGGTCGTCGACCTGATCCGCACACCGGAGGACATCCGGCTGCTGACCTACGAGATCGCCCGCGAGATGGCGGGGACCCAGTCGCTGCGGTACGCCGAGCTGACCTGCACGCCGTACACCTCGGTGCTCCGCGGCATCCCCATCGAGGCGTACAGCGAGGCCATCGAGGATGCCCGCGCGGCGGCGCTGCGCGACTTCGGGCTGCGGTTGCAGTGGATCTACGACATCCCGGGGGAGAGCGGTGTCCCGGCCGCCGACGCGACGTTGGAGTACGCGCTGAAGCACCCCACCGACGGTCTGGTGGCGTTCGGCCTCGGCGGGCCGGAGGTCGGCGTGCCGCGCCCGCAGTTCCAGCCGCACTTCGACGCCGCGCGCGCCGCGGGCCTGCACAGCGTCCCGCACGCGGGGGAGACGACCGGGCCCGAGACCATCTGGGACGCGCTGAACCTGCTCGGTGCGGAGCGCATCGGGCACGGCACCTCGGCGGCCGCCGACCCGGCGCTGCTGGCACACCTCGCGTCCACCGCGATCCCGCTGGAGGTGTGCCCGTCCTCGAACATCGCGACGCGCGCCGTCGAGCGACTCGAGGAGCACCCGATCACGGTGTTCCGCGACGCCGGCGTCGTGGTCACCGTGAACAGCGACGACCCGCCGATGTTCGGGACGTCGTTGAACCGGGAGTACGAGATCGCGGCCGCGCTGCTCGACCTGGACCAGGCCGGGATCGGCGAGCTCGCGAAAGCAGCCGTGAACGCGTCGTTCGCCGACGAGGGTTTCAAGCGGGGTCTTCGCAGCGAGATCGATGCGTACGTCGCGGACCACGCGTGACGGCGAGCATCGCGGCACGCACTCCGAACCCGGCCGTTGCGGCCGCGGAGAAGTAGCGGGC
The DNA window shown above is from Marmoricola sp. OAE513 and carries:
- a CDS encoding thioredoxin domain-containing protein, with product MSKQNRDQNRAEKAAAIRQTQARKERNRRIAIVAGVLVVLGAVVAAGTWAGSGSSKTDKTDYSGMALAKTDSSILIGDSDAPVKVVIYEDFLCPYCRQLEESTRDFLRESAAKGKVQVEYRPVNILTGSTYSARAMNTWAYVLKNSAPTAAMKLHDLLFEHQPYEQNADETTNADILELVEQAGGDRADAEAAAKTQDKTFFEESAKSATEIGLTGTPTVVVNGKKLDDLNVQQIVAQIEKQVADS
- a CDS encoding adenosine deaminase, with amino-acid sequence MSTLSTPYVDFIAGLPKAELHVHHVGSASPRIVAELAERYPGTVPTDPDLLAEYFAFSDFGHFIEVYLSVVDLIRTPEDIRLLTYEIAREMAGTQSLRYAELTCTPYTSVLRGIPIEAYSEAIEDARAAALRDFGLRLQWIYDIPGESGVPAADATLEYALKHPTDGLVAFGLGGPEVGVPRPQFQPHFDAARAAGLHSVPHAGETTGPETIWDALNLLGAERIGHGTSAAADPALLAHLASTAIPLEVCPSSNIATRAVERLEEHPITVFRDAGVVVTVNSDDPPMFGTSLNREYEIAAALLDLDQAGIGELAKAAVNASFADEGFKRGLRSEIDAYVADHA